A genome region from Mesorhizobium sp. B2-1-8 includes the following:
- a CDS encoding PAS domain S-box protein: MPSEYSFLDVAVLDAVRQRFAAGDAIAILSVDLEQVVWANGPGAAMFGYPDIEAIIGASTRLPLIARRQIMATSGFPQIGGDRSITVRLATGMTSRAVGFLASAVTLPDGENAIMLAVPAAQTGSRSAAEIAGRAISGLTEDGHFIAFVDAKGNVEAASEGFSALGIQPATLAALVADVAAEGERIVKRLVPGGRTSYPAGLARLTPERHLLVVIDEDQFEDSASAAAASADGSSAATEGPAKETGATTEAAETAAPESRSRQDNQPTTDVSRTEAIERLPAAAEIEQEPAPSEPVADDMPERAKREIEEPTAPAPVAADNDQPAAGTPAQHDHWYFNAGEDDAPAAPEPKSTTEAGTEASVDSVKQDEVPSPAAPTTASATRTIDRSAAPLRFVWRTDAEGKFSALSHEFADVVGHPAADVIGRRFRDVAATFGLDASGEIAGLLERRDTWSGRSVLWPVVGTDLKIPVDLAALPVYGRSRAFEGSRGFGVARTGDAVVDPEAIGMALVPNGERPAAPKPEAVETVPEEPEAGEPKPSDPFKGEVPALAIVPKPERRFADKVIRLAEHRQPANDKGLSTLERSAFREIGERLKKESSTAEPPEAEAIKPARQAEPDAGTGSLSEPQDTTKPATNAKPPADIATSDAEPTESTQEPVADPAHEIPAPDAEHEPDAGEPSTGDAEDQRDLARLDGAEPDQVEQQTPTSESPQPSASGSLLDYAGKEHEPARAAGGTDEAPAPEAQEIIGDGEAPAQAGPAKAPPADDDGMTSDDFRDAEDNEDWAGEEAAASSAPAATGETGGTHEATETIAERPRLQVPPLKTAGFMPSAFSVGNENKTPDTSLLGKLPVPLIIHSGDQLHYANEEFLDLTGYGTLESLEDAGGLGALFADPYAGDGASDGSDRALRLKTRDGQEFPIDAILRSVPWRDGKGLMLVVRRSGEDDAPVALHAIGEEPTQPDISELKARIAEMRTIIDTATDGVVLIGSDGTIRSISRPAEALFGFDSDEVTGKPFASLFAIESQRAARDYLTGLSEPGVASVLNDGREVIGREAQGRFIPLFMTIGRLPNDSGFCAVVRDITQWKRAEEDLTQARAVAERASSQKTDFLARISHEIRTPLNAIIGFSELMVDEKFGPVANDRYRDYLRDINRSGNHVLDLVNDLLDISKIEAGQQEMAYEAVSLNDTLAETVAMMQPQANRERVIIRSSFASRLPEVVADLRSVRQIALNILSNAVRYTQAGGQVIVSTAYETSGDVVMRVRDTGIGMSQSEIEQALKPFKQINALKRGRGDGTGLGLPLTKAMVEANRARFSINSTPGEGTLVEVAFPSTRVLAE, translated from the coding sequence ATGCCGTCCGAATATTCCTTCCTCGACGTCGCCGTGCTCGACGCGGTCCGCCAGCGGTTTGCCGCCGGCGACGCGATCGCGATCCTGTCGGTGGACCTCGAGCAGGTGGTCTGGGCCAATGGGCCTGGAGCCGCCATGTTCGGCTATCCCGATATCGAAGCGATCATCGGCGCGTCGACGCGGCTGCCGCTGATCGCGCGCCGTCAGATCATGGCGACCAGCGGTTTCCCGCAGATCGGCGGCGATCGCTCGATCACGGTGCGCCTGGCGACCGGCATGACCAGCCGCGCCGTCGGCTTTCTTGCCAGTGCCGTGACGCTGCCCGACGGCGAGAACGCCATCATGCTGGCGGTGCCTGCGGCGCAGACCGGTTCGCGCAGTGCCGCCGAGATCGCCGGCCGGGCGATCAGCGGCTTAACCGAAGACGGCCATTTCATTGCCTTCGTCGATGCCAAGGGCAATGTCGAGGCCGCCTCGGAAGGATTTTCGGCGCTCGGCATCCAGCCCGCGACACTGGCGGCCCTGGTGGCCGACGTCGCGGCCGAGGGCGAGCGCATCGTCAAGCGCCTCGTTCCGGGCGGCAGGACCTCCTACCCGGCGGGCCTCGCCCGATTGACGCCGGAGCGGCATCTGCTGGTGGTGATCGACGAGGACCAATTCGAAGACAGCGCATCTGCCGCGGCGGCTTCGGCGGACGGCTCGTCCGCGGCAACGGAAGGCCCCGCCAAAGAGACTGGCGCCACAACGGAGGCAGCGGAAACCGCCGCGCCAGAATCCAGGTCTCGGCAGGACAATCAGCCGACAACAGATGTTTCGCGGACGGAGGCGATCGAACGGTTGCCGGCCGCTGCCGAGATCGAACAGGAGCCCGCCCCTTCCGAGCCCGTGGCTGACGATATGCCTGAACGGGCAAAGCGGGAGATCGAGGAGCCGACCGCGCCGGCACCGGTCGCCGCCGACAATGACCAGCCGGCGGCGGGCACGCCGGCACAGCATGATCATTGGTATTTCAATGCCGGAGAAGACGACGCGCCGGCCGCGCCGGAACCCAAAAGCACGACCGAGGCTGGCACCGAGGCTTCGGTGGACAGCGTGAAGCAGGACGAGGTCCCCTCCCCGGCAGCCCCGACTACAGCTTCGGCCACCCGGACGATAGACCGCTCGGCGGCACCGCTGCGTTTCGTCTGGCGTACCGACGCCGAGGGCAAGTTCAGCGCGCTGTCGCATGAATTCGCCGATGTCGTCGGCCATCCGGCCGCCGACGTGATCGGCCGACGCTTTAGGGATGTCGCGGCGACCTTCGGCCTTGATGCGTCCGGCGAGATCGCCGGCCTGCTGGAGCGGCGCGACACCTGGTCCGGCCGCTCGGTGCTGTGGCCGGTCGTCGGCACCGACCTGAAGATCCCGGTCGACCTGGCGGCATTGCCTGTCTATGGCCGCAGCCGCGCTTTCGAAGGCTCCCGCGGCTTCGGCGTCGCGCGAACCGGGGATGCGGTCGTCGATCCGGAGGCGATCGGCATGGCATTGGTGCCCAATGGCGAGAGGCCGGCGGCACCGAAACCGGAAGCCGTGGAGACGGTGCCTGAAGAACCAGAGGCCGGAGAGCCAAAGCCATCGGATCCGTTCAAGGGCGAAGTGCCGGCGCTGGCCATCGTACCGAAACCGGAGCGGCGGTTCGCCGACAAGGTCATCCGGCTGGCCGAACACAGGCAACCAGCCAATGACAAGGGGCTGTCGACGCTGGAACGCAGCGCGTTCCGCGAGATCGGCGAGCGTCTGAAGAAAGAAAGTTCCACGGCAGAGCCGCCGGAGGCTGAAGCAATAAAGCCGGCAAGGCAGGCGGAACCAGATGCCGGGACAGGCTCTTTGTCGGAGCCGCAAGACACGACCAAGCCGGCGACCAATGCGAAGCCGCCGGCGGACATCGCCACCTCGGATGCGGAACCAACAGAGTCGACCCAGGAACCGGTGGCCGACCCGGCGCATGAGATACCAGCGCCCGATGCGGAACACGAGCCGGATGCGGGCGAACCTTCCACGGGCGATGCCGAGGATCAGAGGGATCTGGCGCGGCTCGACGGTGCGGAGCCGGATCAGGTCGAACAACAGACACCGACCTCCGAATCTCCGCAGCCGTCGGCCTCGGGCTCCCTGCTCGACTATGCCGGCAAAGAGCACGAGCCTGCCCGTGCCGCCGGCGGCACCGACGAGGCGCCGGCGCCCGAGGCGCAGGAGATAATCGGGGATGGCGAGGCGCCGGCGCAGGCAGGGCCTGCCAAGGCACCGCCGGCCGATGACGACGGCATGACGTCAGACGATTTTCGCGACGCCGAGGACAATGAGGATTGGGCCGGCGAGGAAGCGGCTGCATCAAGCGCGCCTGCGGCCACCGGCGAAACCGGCGGCACGCATGAAGCGACCGAAACAATTGCCGAGCGACCACGCCTGCAAGTGCCGCCACTCAAAACCGCAGGGTTCATGCCGTCGGCTTTTTCCGTCGGCAACGAAAACAAGACGCCGGATACATCGCTTCTCGGCAAGCTGCCGGTTCCGCTCATCATCCATTCGGGCGATCAGTTGCACTATGCCAACGAGGAATTCCTCGACCTGACCGGGTACGGGACGCTGGAGAGCTTGGAGGATGCTGGCGGCCTCGGCGCTTTGTTTGCCGATCCTTATGCCGGTGACGGCGCCTCCGACGGCAGCGACCGGGCTCTGCGGCTGAAGACGCGCGACGGACAGGAATTTCCGATCGACGCCATCCTGCGCTCCGTACCCTGGCGCGATGGCAAGGGCCTGATGCTGGTCGTTCGCCGTTCCGGCGAGGATGATGCGCCTGTGGCCCTGCACGCGATCGGCGAGGAGCCGACGCAGCCCGACATTTCCGAGCTCAAGGCACGCATCGCCGAGATGCGCACCATCATCGACACCGCCACAGACGGGGTCGTGCTGATCGGCAGCGACGGCACCATCCGTTCGATCAGCCGCCCGGCCGAGGCGCTATTCGGTTTCGACAGCGACGAGGTGACCGGCAAGCCGTTCGCCTCGCTGTTTGCCATCGAGAGCCAGCGCGCGGCGCGCGACTATCTCACCGGCCTGTCGGAGCCTGGCGTGGCGAGCGTCTTGAATGATGGCCGCGAGGTGATCGGCCGCGAAGCACAAGGGCGCTTCATCCCGCTGTTCATGACCATCGGCCGGCTGCCCAACGACAGCGGCTTCTGCGCCGTGGTGCGCGATATCACGCAGTGGAAGCGGGCCGAGGAGGATCTCACCCAGGCGCGTGCCGTGGCCGAACGCGCTTCCTCGCAGAAGACCGATTTCCTCGCCCGCATCAGCCATGAGATCCGCACGCCGCTCAACGCCATCATCGGCTTTTCCGAACTGATGGTCGACGAGAAGTTCGGGCCGGTCGCCAATGACCGCTACCGCGACTATCTGCGCGACATCAACCGCTCGGGCAACCACGTGCTCGACCTGGTCAACGATCTCCTGGACATCTCGAAGATCGAGGCCGGCCAGCAGGAAATGGCCTATGAGGCGGTGTCGCTCAACGATACGCTGGCCGAAACCGTGGCGATGATGCAGCCGCAGGCCAACCGCGAACGCGTCATCATCCGCTCCAGCTTCGCCTCGCGGCTGCCGGAAGTGGTGGCCGACCTGCGCAGCGTGCGCCAGATCGCGCTCAACATCCTGTCCAACGCCGTCCGCTACACCCAGGCCGGCGGCCAGGTGATCGTCTCGACCGCCTACGAGACCTCGGGCGACGTCGTCATGCGGGTGCGCGACACCGGCATCGGCATGAGCCAGTCCGAGATCGAGCAGGCGCTGAAGCCATTCAAGCAGATCAACGCCCTGAAGCGCGGGCGCGGCGACGGCACCGGCCTTGGCCTGCCGCTGACCAAGGCGATGGTGGAAGCCAACCGCGCCCGCTTCAGCATCAATTCGACGCCCGGCGAGGGCACGCTGGTGGAGGTCGCGTTCCCGTCGACTCGGGTGCTGGCGGAATAG
- a CDS encoding GlcG/HbpS family heme-binding protein, whose translation MAMFRETISLTHAGALKAVAAGSARATAIGVPQCLVIVDASGETLASLRMDGARFLSLRTAQAKARTAASVNAATGGMAPDAALCAGIASQGSVTNLPGGLPIRFDGRLAGGIGVGSGTGEHDFDVARAALAAIGADVV comes from the coding sequence ATGGCCATGTTTCGCGAAACCATCAGCCTCACGCATGCCGGAGCGTTGAAGGCGGTCGCGGCCGGCTCGGCACGCGCGACCGCCATTGGCGTACCGCAATGTCTTGTGATCGTCGATGCGAGCGGCGAGACATTGGCCAGTCTGCGCATGGACGGTGCCCGGTTTCTCAGCCTGCGCACGGCACAAGCAAAGGCGCGCACGGCGGCGTCGGTCAACGCTGCTACAGGCGGCATGGCGCCCGATGCGGCGCTTTGTGCCGGGATCGCTTCGCAAGGTAGCGTGACCAATCTACCTGGCGGCCTGCCAATCCGCTTCGACGGCCGTCTGGCCGGTGGCATCGGAGTTGGTTCGGGAACCGGCGAACACGATTTCGACGTGGCTCGCGCAGCGTTGGCTGCGATTGGTGCCGACGTTGTTTGA
- a CDS encoding NAD(P)-dependent oxidoreductase, with product MIQAAKVAVIGAGIMGSAIATRLIETKQEVTVFDLDKAKVAALTAKGAASAVSVAEATRANDFVILSLNHADIVRAVVFGEGGAAATASSEKLLIDMSSIDPADTARMARKLSAETGMKWLDCPLSGGVPGALAGRLTVMAGGERADFERARAVMQHLCANYTLMGPSGAGQTTKLINQLFCAVLFQAVAEAVKLAEAGGVDPRTIPAALKGGRADSSIMQEFMTKFAARDYSPTGRIDNMLKDLDSLQSFALKTRTPLPMTGQVVEIHRLLCAAGLGPKDSAEMMRLLDGKSA from the coding sequence ATGATCCAAGCAGCGAAAGTCGCCGTCATCGGCGCCGGCATCATGGGATCGGCGATCGCCACAAGGCTGATCGAGACAAAGCAAGAGGTGACGGTGTTCGATCTCGACAAGGCCAAGGTCGCGGCGCTGACAGCCAAAGGTGCGGCATCGGCGGTGTCGGTTGCCGAGGCGACGCGGGCCAATGACTTCGTCATCCTCAGCCTCAACCATGCCGACATCGTGCGCGCGGTGGTGTTCGGCGAAGGCGGTGCCGCTGCCACAGCGTCGTCCGAAAAGCTGCTGATCGACATGTCATCAATTGATCCTGCCGACACCGCGCGGATGGCAAGAAAACTGTCGGCCGAGACGGGCATGAAATGGCTCGACTGCCCGCTGTCGGGCGGCGTTCCCGGCGCATTGGCCGGCCGGCTGACGGTGATGGCCGGCGGAGAGCGGGCCGACTTCGAACGCGCCCGCGCCGTGATGCAACATCTTTGCGCCAATTACACGTTGATGGGTCCAAGCGGGGCAGGGCAGACGACAAAGCTCATCAACCAGCTGTTTTGCGCGGTTCTGTTCCAGGCGGTTGCCGAAGCGGTCAAGCTTGCCGAGGCCGGCGGTGTCGATCCCCGGACGATCCCGGCGGCGCTCAAGGGCGGGCGCGCCGATTCCAGCATCATGCAGGAATTCATGACGAAGTTCGCCGCACGCGACTATTCGCCGACCGGCCGCATCGACAACATGCTGAAGGATCTGGATTCTCTGCAATCCTTCGCGCTGAAGACCAGGACGCCGCTGCCGATGACCGGGCAGGTCGTCGAGATCCACCGCCTCCTTTGCGCTGCCGGTTTGGGGCCGAAGGACTCGGCGGAGATGATGCGCCTGCTCGACGGTAAGTCCGCCTGA
- a CDS encoding phasin codes for MSRTKTAETIENVEFPSFDASKATDQMRAFAEKGVEQSKEAYAKLKTGAEETQKALESTYETAKAVSSDLSLKTITALRANAEAGFSHLEALIGAKSLSEVVELQTAFLRKRVELSVEQAKDFQAVASKAAEDVSKPIKTAFEKAIKEIKAA; via the coding sequence ATGTCCAGGACCAAGACTGCCGAGACGATCGAAAACGTTGAATTCCCGAGCTTCGACGCTTCCAAGGCCACCGACCAGATGCGCGCTTTCGCCGAAAAGGGCGTTGAGCAGTCGAAGGAGGCCTACGCCAAGCTCAAGACTGGTGCCGAGGAGACCCAGAAGGCCCTGGAGTCGACCTACGAAACAGCCAAGGCTGTTTCCAGCGATCTGTCGCTCAAGACCATCACGGCGCTGCGCGCCAACGCCGAGGCCGGCTTCTCGCATCTCGAAGCCCTGATCGGTGCCAAGTCGCTGTCGGAAGTTGTCGAACTGCAGACCGCCTTCCTGCGCAAGCGCGTCGAACTGAGCGTCGAGCAGGCCAAGGACTTCCAGGCTGTTGCCTCCAAGGCGGCCGAGGATGTCTCGAAGCCGATCAAGACCGCCTTCGAAAAGGCGATCAAGGAAATCAAGGCCGCCTAA
- a CDS encoding SDR family oxidoreductase yields the protein MGSSLFDLTGMRALITGSGQGIGLALAEGLAEHGAEIVLNGRTASKIEAAADALTMRGFKTHSAIFDVTDHAAVANGVAEIEAGIGAIDILINNAGMQFRTPLEDFPADKWEELLRTNISSVFFVGQAVARHMIPRKRGKIINIASVQSELARTNIAPYTATKGAVRNLTRGMCADWAKHGLQVNSIAPGYFKTPLNKALVDNPEFSAWLTNRTPAGRWGDVGELVGAAVFLASPASSFVNGHTLYVDGGITTCL from the coding sequence ATGGGCAGTTCATTGTTCGACTTGACCGGCATGCGGGCGCTGATCACCGGGTCGGGGCAGGGCATCGGCCTGGCCCTGGCGGAAGGGCTGGCTGAGCACGGCGCTGAGATCGTGCTCAACGGCCGCACCGCCAGCAAAATTGAGGCGGCGGCGGATGCGCTGACAATGAGAGGCTTCAAAACCCATAGCGCTATCTTCGACGTCACAGATCATGCGGCTGTAGCGAACGGCGTCGCCGAAATCGAGGCTGGCATCGGCGCCATCGACATTTTGATCAACAATGCCGGCATGCAATTCCGCACGCCGCTCGAGGACTTTCCCGCCGACAAATGGGAGGAGCTGTTGCGGACCAACATCTCCAGCGTTTTCTTCGTCGGGCAGGCGGTGGCGCGGCACATGATCCCGCGCAAGCGCGGCAAGATCATCAACATCGCTTCGGTGCAAAGCGAACTGGCGCGAACCAACATTGCGCCCTACACCGCCACAAAGGGCGCGGTGCGCAACCTGACGCGCGGCATGTGCGCCGATTGGGCCAAGCACGGGCTGCAGGTCAACTCCATTGCTCCGGGCTATTTCAAGACTCCGCTCAACAAGGCGCTGGTCGACAATCCCGAATTTTCGGCCTGGCTGACCAACCGCACGCCGGCAGGACGCTGGGGCGACGTCGGCGAACTGGTTGGTGCCGCGGTGTTCCTGGCTAGCCCGGCCTCTTCTTTTGTCAATGGACACACGCTTTATGTCGACGGCGGCATCACCACCTGCCTTTGA
- a CDS encoding L-idonate 5-dehydrogenase produces MKSIVIHAAKDLRIEETDPGTLGTGQVEISVEAGGICGSDLHYYNHGGFGAIRLREPMILGHEVAGTVRALGSGVSSLAIGDRVAISPSRPCHACRYCLQGMQNQCLNMRFYGSAMPMPHIQGAFRQRLVAEAWQCQKVADHVSINEAAFAEPFAVTLHAVNRAGSLLDKRVLVTGSGPIGALCILAARAHGAREIVATDVMDGVLAKALEIGADRTINVAAEGDKLAAYNVDKGSFDVMFEASGNERAVRGGLDVLKPRGVLVQLGLGGDLSIPQNLIVAKEIEMRGSFRFHDEFALAVDLINRRRVDVKPLLTGVYPIDEAIAAFEVAGDRNKSMKVQIAF; encoded by the coding sequence ATGAAGTCGATCGTCATCCACGCGGCAAAGGATTTGAGGATTGAAGAGACCGATCCGGGGACTCTCGGCACGGGGCAAGTCGAGATATCAGTCGAAGCTGGCGGCATCTGCGGCTCGGATCTGCACTATTACAACCACGGCGGCTTCGGCGCGATCCGCCTGCGCGAACCGATGATCCTCGGCCACGAGGTCGCCGGCACGGTCAGGGCGCTGGGCAGCGGCGTCTCCTCTCTCGCCATCGGCGACCGCGTCGCAATCTCACCAAGCCGGCCGTGCCATGCCTGCCGCTACTGCCTGCAAGGCATGCAGAACCAGTGCCTCAACATGCGTTTTTACGGCAGCGCCATGCCAATGCCGCACATTCAGGGCGCCTTCCGCCAGCGCCTCGTCGCCGAGGCGTGGCAATGCCAAAAGGTCGCCGACCACGTTTCCATCAACGAAGCCGCCTTCGCCGAGCCTTTCGCTGTCACGCTGCATGCGGTGAACCGCGCCGGATCGCTGCTCGACAAGCGAGTCCTTGTCACTGGTAGCGGTCCGATCGGCGCGCTTTGCATCCTCGCCGCAAGAGCCCACGGCGCGCGTGAGATCGTTGCGACCGATGTCATGGACGGCGTGCTGGCCAAGGCTTTGGAGATCGGCGCCGACCGCACGATCAATGTCGCTGCCGAGGGCGACAAGCTCGCCGCCTACAATGTCGACAAAGGGAGCTTCGATGTGATGTTCGAAGCCTCCGGTAATGAGCGCGCCGTGCGGGGCGGGCTCGACGTCCTGAAGCCGCGCGGCGTGCTGGTGCAGCTCGGCCTTGGCGGCGACCTGTCGATCCCGCAAAACCTCATCGTCGCCAAGGAGATCGAGATGCGCGGCAGCTTCCGTTTTCACGACGAGTTCGCACTTGCCGTCGACTTGATCAACCGGCGCCGCGTCGACGTCAAACCGCTGCTGACCGGGGTCTATCCGATCGATGAGGCGATCGCCGCTTTCGAGGTCGCCGGCGACCGCAACAAGTCGATGAAGGTGCAAATCGCCTTCTGA
- a CDS encoding 2-hydroxyacid dehydrogenase: protein MTDILMTGPYPEWDMEDLERTYRVHKLWQVQDKDALIASHAGTVRAIATRGELGASAALMAKLPKLEIVSCYGVGTDAIDLAYARANGIRVTNTPDVLTEDVADIGIGLLLAVARKIPQADAYVRDGSWRKGNMGLVTRVCGKRLGIVGMGRVGAAVAKRAAAFDCEIAYFDVRKREDLPYDFCGDLVELARTSEFLIVTLAGGDSTKHIINAAVLAALGPDGIVINISRGSTVDETALLTALESGTIKSAGLDVFWNEPTIDERFLRLSNVVLQPHHASGTVETRKAMGQLVRDNLAAHFGAKSLLTPVV from the coding sequence ATGACCGACATTTTGATGACCGGCCCCTATCCGGAATGGGACATGGAGGACCTCGAGCGCACCTATCGCGTTCACAAGCTTTGGCAGGTCCAGGACAAGGACGCGCTGATCGCCAGCCATGCCGGCACCGTCCGCGCCATCGCCACCCGGGGCGAGCTTGGCGCCAGCGCCGCGCTGATGGCGAAGCTGCCGAAGCTCGAGATTGTTTCCTGCTACGGCGTCGGCACCGACGCCATCGATCTAGCCTACGCCAGGGCCAACGGTATTCGCGTCACCAACACGCCTGATGTGCTGACCGAGGACGTGGCCGACATCGGCATCGGTCTGCTGCTTGCCGTCGCGCGAAAAATCCCGCAGGCCGACGCCTATGTGCGCGATGGAAGCTGGCGCAAGGGGAATATGGGGCTGGTCACGCGTGTCTGTGGAAAAAGGCTGGGCATTGTGGGCATGGGCCGTGTCGGCGCGGCAGTGGCCAAACGCGCCGCGGCCTTCGACTGCGAGATCGCCTATTTCGATGTGCGCAAGCGCGAGGACCTGCCTTACGACTTCTGCGGCGATCTGGTCGAGCTGGCGCGAACGAGCGAATTCCTGATCGTCACGCTGGCTGGCGGCGACAGCACAAAGCACATCATCAATGCTGCGGTATTGGCCGCACTCGGACCGGACGGCATCGTGATCAACATTTCGCGCGGCAGCACGGTCGACGAGACGGCACTGCTGACGGCGTTGGAATCGGGAACGATCAAAAGTGCCGGGCTGGACGTGTTCTGGAACGAGCCGACGATCGACGAGCGATTCCTGAGGCTTTCCAACGTCGTACTTCAACCGCACCACGCCAGTGGTACGGTAGAGACCCGCAAGGCGATGGGGCAGCTGGTTCGCGATAATCTTGCCGCCCATTTCGGCGCAAAATCCTTGCTGACACCGGTCGTCTGA
- a CDS encoding gluconokinase gives MSTAASPPAFEPALIVVMGVSGCGKTSVGIEIAARFGLAFVEGDTLHPYGNVEKMSAGMALTDEDRLPWLDLVGAALCLARQQGRGLVISCSALKTSYRDRLSQAANGPVFFVHLEGTRAVLQARLAERRGHFFPPALLDSQFAALESPAGEPLVVIVDIDAPVDSIADAALNGLSALGIVPAAKLKREAR, from the coding sequence ATGTCGACGGCGGCATCACCACCTGCCTTTGAGCCTGCACTCATCGTCGTGATGGGTGTGAGCGGATGCGGCAAGACCAGCGTCGGCATCGAGATCGCCGCGCGGTTTGGCCTTGCCTTTGTCGAAGGCGACACGTTGCATCCGTACGGCAATGTCGAAAAAATGTCTGCGGGTATGGCGCTGACCGACGAGGATCGCTTGCCGTGGCTCGATCTGGTCGGCGCGGCCTTATGTCTGGCGCGCCAACAGGGCCGTGGGCTTGTCATCAGTTGTTCGGCGCTGAAGACATCGTACCGCGACCGGTTGAGTCAGGCGGCAAACGGACCGGTGTTCTTCGTGCATCTCGAAGGGACGCGCGCGGTGCTCCAGGCGAGATTGGCGGAACGCCGCGGCCATTTCTTTCCTCCGGCGTTGCTCGACAGCCAGTTCGCCGCCCTGGAGAGTCCTGCCGGCGAGCCGCTGGTGGTCATCGTCGACATCGACGCTCCGGTGGACAGTATCGCAGATGCGGCGCTGAATGGGCTTAGCGCCCTCGGCATCGTTCCGGCCGCCAAGTTGAAGAGAGAGGCACGTTGA
- a CDS encoding LacI family DNA-binding transcriptional regulator, which yields MAKAVSSKSVESHAPTMADVAERAGVSAMTVSRALKEGSRVSKTTREKIMAAVNDLGYVLDQSAGTLSSRKTGFVAAIVPSINNSNFADTARGITDELESTGLQLLLGYTDYTIEKEERLIEAMLRRRPEGIILTGGAHTERARRLLASVGIPVVETWELPVRPIDQVIGFSNEEAMGLLVKTLARKGYRKFGYIGGTTSRDTRGSQRRDGFVRAIEELGLPPGRLVSFGVPPISIEQGGQALVSMLERWPDTEAVLCVSDLSAFGALMECKRRGLQVPKDIAIAGFGDYEVAAFCHPGITTVNVDCYGIGRQAARRLIQIIRGDEKKRDQEIVLTAYRVVEREST from the coding sequence ATGGCCAAGGCTGTTTCTTCGAAATCCGTCGAGAGCCACGCGCCGACAATGGCCGACGTGGCGGAGCGCGCGGGAGTATCGGCGATGACCGTCTCGCGTGCCCTGAAGGAGGGCAGCCGTGTTTCGAAGACGACGCGCGAGAAGATCATGGCCGCGGTCAACGACCTCGGCTACGTGCTCGATCAGTCGGCCGGCACGCTGTCGTCGCGCAAGACCGGCTTCGTTGCGGCGATCGTGCCCTCCATCAACAATTCGAACTTTGCCGACACAGCGCGCGGCATTACCGATGAATTGGAGAGCACGGGACTTCAGCTCTTGCTCGGCTACACGGACTACACGATAGAGAAGGAAGAGAGGCTGATCGAAGCGATGCTGCGCCGGCGGCCGGAAGGCATAATTCTGACCGGCGGCGCCCACACGGAACGGGCACGCCGCCTGCTGGCAAGCGTTGGCATCCCGGTGGTCGAAACCTGGGAGTTGCCGGTCAGGCCCATCGACCAGGTCATCGGCTTTTCCAACGAGGAGGCGATGGGCCTGCTCGTCAAGACACTGGCCAGGAAAGGGTACCGGAAGTTCGGCTATATCGGCGGCACGACCTCACGCGATACGCGAGGCAGCCAACGGCGCGACGGCTTTGTCAGGGCCATAGAGGAGCTGGGCCTGCCGCCCGGCCGCCTCGTGTCCTTCGGCGTGCCGCCGATTTCCATCGAGCAGGGAGGCCAGGCGCTCGTCAGCATGCTTGAGCGCTGGCCCGACACCGAGGCGGTGCTTTGCGTCTCGGACCTGTCGGCCTTCGGCGCGCTAATGGAATGCAAGCGCCGTGGCCTGCAGGTGCCGAAAGACATCGCCATTGCTGGCTTTGGCGACTATGAGGTCGCCGCCTTTTGCCACCCCGGCATCACCACCGTGAATGTGGACTGCTACGGCATCGGCCGACAGGCTGCCCGCAGGCTAATCCAGATCATCCGTGGTGACGAGAAAAAGCGAGACCAGGAAATCGTTCTGACAGCCTATCGCGTGGTTGAGCGCGAAAGTACCTGA